The following are from one region of the Gadus chalcogrammus isolate NIFS_2021 chromosome 19, NIFS_Gcha_1.0, whole genome shotgun sequence genome:
- the apaf1 gene encoding apoptotic protease-activating factor 1 isoform X2, translating into MVMEEGALSCLLRSRPVLEQDIKATYLMDHLVSDGVLSRDEEERVRSKPTRREQAAALLELLLLKDNEAYVSFYNALVRESYGDLANLLHTSLPLGSPEAQRSFTDAGTPRVQAVLREGGVPQRPVVFVQRPRLVQQLRQQLQGLLKEPGWVVLHGMAGSGKSVLAAEAVRDHALLEECFPSGVYWLSIGQLDRSDLLARLQTLCFRLEQSQELQGPGRTPGSLEEAKERLRFLLLRRFPRSLLILDDIWDSSALKAFDVHSRVLITTRDRSIADTVNGVRQEVEVESGLDEDKALEILAMYVNTKPQQLPEQARSIVQLCKGFPLVVSLVGALLRDFPDRWAYYLSLLRRKQFRRIRKSSSYDYDALDQAMDASFQVLPEDQRELYRDLTVLEKDTKVPAQVLAVMWDLEPEEVEDILQDFVNKSLLFRDCHQRPYLYYLHDLQLDFLAEQNRNQIEALHAKVVHQYQKHYSQGPPTSGDTESLYWFRFLTHHMAQAKLTKELSSLMFSLDWVITKARVVGPSPLINDYVDHGAVLDRENSAVRGQFQEFLSLTGHQLEQRPFPDVVQLALAQPQGSEVHRQALLQARAAATRGSLYFDWQNHSGVDSVSRLVVQPNLGPVYSACFSHDGSKIAACGASNMLRSLNFLLLLHADGVGGVYVSFWFH; encoded by the exons atggtgatggaggagggcgCTCTGAGCTGCCTGCTGCGCTCGCGTCCCGTCCTGGAGCAGGACATCAAGGCCACCTACCTGATGGACCACCTGGTCAGCGACGGGGTGCTCAGCAGGGACGAGGAGGAGCGCGTCAGGAGCAAG CCCACCAGGAGGGAGCAGGCGGCggccctgctggagctgctccTGTTGAAGGACAACGAGGCGTACGTGTCGTTCTACAACGCCCTGGTGAGGGAGAGCTACGGAGACCTGGCCAACCTGCTGCACACCAGCCTGCCGCTGGGCTCCCCCGAGGCCCAGCGCAGCTTCACCGACGCGGGCACGCCCAGAG TCCAGGCGGTCCTGCGGGAGGGGGGCGTCCCCCAGAGGCCCGTGGTCTTCGTCCAGAGACCCCGGCTGGTGCAGCAGCTCCGCCAGCAGCTCCAAGGCCTCCTGAAGGAGCCCGGCTGGGTGGTGCTCCACGGCATGGCCGGCTCAGGGAAGTCCGTCCTTGCAGCGGAGGCGGTCCGTGACCACGCACTCCTTGAAG AGTGCTTCCCCAGTGGGGTCTACTGGCTGTCCATCGGCCAGCTGGACCGCTCTGACCTGCTGGCCCGCCTCCAGACCCTGTGCTTCCGCCTGGAGCAGAGCCAGGAGCTCCAAGGGCCCGGCCGGACCCCCGGCTCCCTGGAGGAGGCCAAGGAGCGCCTGCGCTTCCTGCTGCTGCGACGCTTCCCCAG GTCTCTCCTGATCCTGGATGATATATGGGACAGCTCGGCTCTGAAGGCGTTTGACGTCCACAGCAGAGTCCTGATCACCACCAGAGACCGCAGCATCGCCGACACCGTCAACG GTGTCcgccaggaggtggaggtggagagtggTCTGGATGAGGACAAGGCCCTGGAGATCCTAGCCATGTACGTCAACACCAAACCCCAGCAGCTGCCTGAGCAGGCCCGCAGCATCGTGCAGCTCTGCAAAG GCTTCCCCCTGGTGGTGTCGCTGGTGGGCGCCCTGCTCCGCGACTTCCCCGACCGCTGGGCCTACTACCTCTCGCTGCTGCGCCGCAAGCAGTTCCGCCGCATCCGCAAGTCGTCGTCGTACGACTACGACGCGCTCGACCAGGCCATGGACGCCAGCTTCCAGGTGCTGCCCGAGGACCAGAGGGAGCTCTACCGCGACCTCACCGTCCTGGAGAAGGACACCAAGGTCCCCGCGcag GTGCTGGCGGTGATGTGGGACCTGGAgcccgaggaggtggaggacatcCTGCAGGACTTTGTCAACAAGTCCCTGCTGTTCCGGGACTGCCACCAGCGGCCGTACCTCTACTACCTCCACGACCTGCAGCTGGACTTCCTGGCAGAGCAGAACCGCAACCAGATAGAG GCTCTGCATGCTAAGGTGGTGCATCAGTACCAGAAGCACTACAGCCAGGGACCTCCGACCTCCGGGGACACAGAGTCCCTCTACTGGTTCAGGTTCCTCACCCACCACATGGCCCAGGCCAAACTGACCAAG gaGCTGTCCTCTCTGATGTTCTCTCTGGACTGGGTGATCACCAAGGCCCGGGTGgtaggcccctcccccctcatcaaCGACTACGTGGACCACGGCGCCGTGCTGGACCGAGAG AACAGCGCGGTGCGGGGCCAGTTCCAGGAGTTCCTGTCCCTGACGGGCCACCAGCTGGAGCAGCGGCCCTTCCCCGACGTGGTGCAGCTGGCCCTGGCCCAGCCCCAGGGCTCTGAGGTCCACCGCCAGGCCCTGCTGCAGGCGCGGGCCgccgccaccagggggagccTCTACTTCGACTGGCA GAACCACAGCGGGGTAGACAGCGTGTCTCGCCTGGTGGTGCAGCCCAACCTGGGCCCAGTCTACTCGGCCTGCTTCTCCCACGACGGCTCCAAGATCGCCGCCTGTGGAGCCAGCAACATGCtcagg TCTCTTaatttcctcctccttcttcatgCTGATGGAGTGGGCGGAGTCTATGTTTCCTTCTGGTTTCATTGA